Proteins co-encoded in one Leucobacter exalbidus genomic window:
- a CDS encoding class I SAM-dependent methyltransferase produces the protein MTDAHNADELPTKDAIEAFCERLSRDPDFDAEELRAFDAADVLLLDQAGEAIQAASPGELAIIGDRHGALTLGAAQLYGASQIRTHQDPVLGERALAENAQRAGLTEHYSSQPLNSELLSGARVVLIQLPRGLEALTEIVWAIAAFAHPEVRVFAGGREKHMSRRMNEVLAERLDNVTAGLGWRKSRVLSAVGVRELGTDAAGLAAAPFPKWGSDPALEFQVAAFGQTFGGPTLDHGSRLLLETLRAHPPHRTQHVVDLGCGNGVLAVSAVRSWPHASVIATDQSAAAVAATELTAAAAGVADRVNPHRGDALEAVADGWANLILLNPPFHTGATVHAGVAHRLIRQCTRALAAGGELRVVFNSHLRYRPLIERAVGPTRELARDRTFTVLSARARD, from the coding sequence ACCCCGATTTCGATGCCGAAGAACTGCGCGCGTTCGACGCCGCAGACGTGCTGCTGCTCGACCAAGCTGGGGAAGCCATTCAGGCGGCGAGCCCCGGCGAGCTCGCCATTATTGGCGACCGACACGGTGCTCTCACCCTGGGGGCGGCGCAGTTGTACGGGGCGAGCCAGATTCGCACGCATCAAGACCCGGTGCTGGGGGAGCGCGCGCTCGCCGAGAACGCGCAGCGTGCAGGGCTTACCGAGCACTACAGCTCGCAGCCGTTGAACAGCGAGCTGCTCTCGGGTGCCCGGGTGGTGCTGATTCAGCTGCCGCGCGGTCTCGAAGCCCTCACCGAAATCGTGTGGGCCATCGCCGCGTTTGCGCACCCCGAGGTGCGGGTGTTCGCGGGCGGCCGCGAAAAACACATGAGCCGTCGCATGAACGAAGTGTTGGCCGAGCGCCTCGACAACGTTACGGCTGGGCTGGGCTGGCGCAAATCACGGGTGCTGTCGGCCGTGGGCGTGCGCGAGCTGGGCACAGACGCGGCGGGGCTCGCGGCGGCGCCGTTTCCCAAGTGGGGCAGCGACCCCGCCCTCGAATTTCAGGTGGCTGCGTTCGGGCAGACCTTTGGCGGCCCAACCCTCGATCACGGCAGCCGACTGCTGCTCGAAACGTTGCGTGCCCACCCGCCGCACCGCACCCAGCACGTCGTCGATCTCGGCTGCGGCAACGGCGTGCTCGCCGTGTCTGCCGTGCGCAGCTGGCCGCACGCGAGTGTGATCGCCACCGATCAGTCGGCCGCCGCCGTGGCCGCGACTGAGCTCACCGCCGCCGCTGCTGGGGTCGCAGACCGGGTGAATCCGCACCGCGGCGACGCCCTTGAAGCGGTCGCCGATGGCTGGGCTAATCTCATCTTGCTGAACCCGCCGTTCCACACGGGTGCCACCGTGCACGCCGGGGTGGCGCATCGCCTCATTCGCCAGTGCACGCGTGCGCTGGCTGCCGGGGGAGAGCTGCGGGTCGTGTTCAACTCACACCTGCGCTACCGCCCGCTGATTGAGCGCGCGGTGGGCCCCACGCGTGAGCTCGCCCGAGACCGCACATTTACCGTGCTGTCGGCGCGCGCCCGCGACTAG
- a CDS encoding helix-turn-helix domain-containing protein has product MAKVSSVAAVKIGARIRAVRRKFGISLEDLGELSEISWTSIGKIERGASSPTAESLVRLATALEVDPGIFLSGIVADDYGVRAHRFTVRDLIRGRAEQRDEAVEPTAAPEGSAEASPETHDSGDDGDAPEAPGANAAG; this is encoded by the coding sequence ATGGCCAAAGTAAGCTCGGTTGCAGCCGTCAAGATCGGTGCACGCATTCGTGCTGTGCGCCGCAAGTTCGGTATTTCGCTCGAAGACCTGGGCGAACTGTCTGAAATCAGCTGGACCAGCATCGGCAAGATCGAGCGGGGCGCGTCGAGCCCCACGGCCGAGTCCCTCGTGCGACTGGCGACGGCCCTCGAGGTGGATCCGGGGATCTTCCTTTCAGGAATCGTCGCCGATGACTACGGCGTGCGCGCGCACCGGTTCACGGTGCGCGACCTCATTCGCGGCCGCGCTGAACAGCGCGATGAGGCTGTTGAACCCACCGCGGCGCCCGAGGGGTCAGCTGAGGCATCACCTGAGACGCACGACAGCGGTGACGACGGGGATGCGCCCGAGGCACCTGGCGCCAACGCCGCCGGATAA